CTCCTCCATTAGGCTACACTCCTTCCAGGGCATAAGTAATCTCCTTTGTCATTATGCCCTAAGTTTAGTCGTTGAGTGTCAACCATGTCCTGACATTCTTGTGTCAACCATGTCTTGAAACCGTACCCTTGATTCTCTTTTATCTTTTTCCTTTTATCTTTGAACTTGGATCTTGGTTCTTGAAACTTGGTTCTTACCCCGAAGGGAGTTTGCGACCGTGCGGGGGTTCTTGATCCTTGCTCCTTGGCTCTTGTTTCTTGAGCGAGTTCCAGATTTCCTCCATTTCCTGAAGGGTCGCATCCTCCACTGACTTTCTTTTCTTTTTGAGCTCCTTTTCAACCAGCTTGAATCGATTGAAAAATTTCTCACTGGATTTTCGGAGGGCACTCTCCGCGGAAATGTTCAAGAAGCGGCACAGATTTACCAGAGCAAAAAGAAGATCGCCCATCTCTTCCTCGGCAGCTCCTTTTCCTTCGGACTGAGCCTCCTTCAATTCCTCGAGCTCCTCAAGAACCTTCTGCCACACTTGATCTTTCCTCTCCCAATCAAATCCCACATAGGATGCTTTCTCCTGGAGACGCTGGGACCGGACCAGGGCAGGGAGGATTTTTGGCACACCGTCGAGCCGAGACTCCCGGCCTTTTTCCTTCTGCTTTGCCGTCTCCCATCTCATCCGGGCACGTTTGGGTCCTTCAGCTTTCTTGTCTCCAAAGACGTGTGGATGCCTCCTCACCAGTTTTTCATTGATGGATCGGATGACCTTATCCAGCTTGAAATGGTGTTCTTCTTCTGCAATCCTTGTCTGAAAAACCACATGGAGTAGAATATCTCCCAGCTCCTCCGACAGAGTTTCCCAATCTTCCTGGTCCACTGTCTCCACAACTTCATAAGCTTCTTCGAGAAAATAGGGGAGAAGGGAACTGTGGGTCTGCTCACGATCCCAGGGGCACCCGTTCTCTCCTCTGAGAGTCTCCACCAGGGAGACGAGATCTTCAAACAACTTCCCGGTCATCATGTCCTCACGTTTCTGTGACAACAACCTGTACGATGCGGTTTCCTGAAACTGTTCTCACTTCAAAATCATAGCCTTCGAATTCGATCCTCTCTCCCGGCGATGGAATATCCCCGAACTGCAGGAAGAGAAATCCGGCCATGGTGTCATATTCCCTCTCCTCGGGGAATGGGATGGGGAGTCTATCCTGCAGATCGTTTATGGCGATTTTCGCGTCAACAAGCCACTGCTTTTTTCGAACAGGGATGATGAGGGGAGAGTCACGGTCAAACTCGTCGCGGATTTCGCCCACCACCTCCTCCACAATATCCTCCACGGTTACCAGTCCGGCGGTACCGCCATACTCATCCACAACGACGGCGACCATTTCCCTCCTCTGCTGGAAATCCCGCAAGAGATCGTCAATCTGCTTCGACTCCGGAACAAAGAAGGGTTCCCGGCAGAAAGAGAGAAGTTCACGAGCGTCCCTGCCTCCGTTGAGATGGGGAAGTAGATCCTTGGCGTAAAGCATACCTTCTATGGAATCGATGCTTTGGTTGTACACGGGAAATTTCGACAGCCGCGTGTTTTGAATGATTTCGATGGCTTTTTCCACCGTTGTTTCCTTCTCAATGCCAACCACATCGATCCTCGGCACCATGATCTCGCGAACGGCGGTCTCTCCATAATCAAACACCGATTTAATCATTCGTGTCTCTTCTTCATTGAGACTCCCCCTGTCTGCACCGAGATCCGCCAGGGTTCGCAATTCGGCCTTTGATTCGAAAAGCTGCTCTTTCTTGAAGGGAAGCCAGCCCGTGAGGAAATGAGTGAGTTTGTACAGCAGTGCGGCGACGGGATAGAGGATAAGGCTGACGATTCGCACGGGGAGGGATACCCGCCTGGCGTAAGTTTGCGAATTCTTGAGGGCGAGTATCTTTGGTGTAATTTCACTTACCAGTAGAATCACCACCGTGACCACCACTGTCTCAGCGGCCAGAAGCAGAGGCACGTTGGCTCCCGCTTTCAAGGCGATGTCGGCGGTGATGAGGGCGGCGAAGAAAGCCATCATGGTATTCACGACGGTGTTTCCCGTCAGAAGTGTGATCAGAAGTCTCCTTGGACGGCGCAGGATTTCCATGATCTGTTCCGTCTCTTTTGTCCGGGCAAGAGTTGTGTTTGAGAGTGAAAAGAAGGCCGCTTCGGCCCCCGAGAAGAAAGCCGAGAATGCCAGGAGCAGAACAAAAACGGTAATTTCGAGTGCGATCAATGTTTCAGGAGACTGCCAACCGCCGCCTGTTCCAGAAGTTGATCTTCGAGCTGGCGCATCTCAGTCTTCTCGATTTGTGTGCTGTCCTTGTGACCCGCGAGGTGAAGACAACCGTGAAAGATCAGGCGACTCAATTCGTCGGCGAGAGATACGCCATATTTCTTTGAGTTCTCCGTCGCTCTTTCCACACTGATGTAGATTTCCCCTTCCATGGGCTCGGATTTCCCGCTGTCGAGTCGGAATGCCAGGACATCTGTAAACTCATTTTTTTCCCGGAATCTCAGTTGCAGTTCTCGAAGCGTCTGATCATTAGTAAGAATTACAGTGACAGTTCCATCCTCAACGCCGCCCCGATTCATAGCGGTTTTCACAAATTCTTCAACGGTGGATGAGACAGCCGTCACATCGCCGTCAGCTACTTCAGTGAGGACAGAAATCATGCAGAAGCGGTGGGGCGGGAGGGGATTTTTTTCTGATCCGGATACTCAATTCTTAGGTGATAAATGCCTCTGAGAACCGGAAGCAATCCGTCTCCTCCTCGCACGTCACCTCGCATCCTGGCGAGATCCCGCATGGTGAGGGGACAATTGTCCAACTGACCGTCCTTGAGTCGTTTTTCAATGATCTTGGTCACCGTGGCGTTGATCTGGCGAAGATCGGGATTTTTTAGGGAACGAACGGTGGCTTCCACCGCCTCGCAGATCATGAGAATCCCTGTCTCCTTCGTGTCGGGTTTCGGGCCCGAGTAGCAGAAGTCACTTTCGTTCACTTTCGAGGGATTGCCGTTGGCCTGATCCACGGCTTTTTGATAGAAATACTCGATCCTGTCTGTGCCGTGGTGCATGGGAATGAAATCACTGACGGCAGGGGGCAGGCGATATTCCCTGGCAAGTTTCAATCCGTCTTTGACGTGGCTGGTTATGATCCGGGCGGACAAAGTTGCGGACAGATTGTCGTGTTTGTTATCGCTTCCCAACTGATTTTCCACAAAGTATTCGGGGCGCATCAGTTTGCCGATGTCGTGATAGTAGGCTCCCACACGGCAGAGGAGAGGATTGGCTTTAAGGGCGTTGGCACATGATTCGACCATATTTCCCACCACGACGCAGTGATTGAAGGTTCCGTTTGCCTCCTTGGACAGTCGTTTCAGCAAGGGATGATTGAAGTCTGACAATTCCAGGAGAGTAAGGTCGGAAGTGACTCCGAAAACGATTTCGAGCAGAGCACTAAGACCGAAGGTGATAAAAGGGGCCAGAATCCCACTCATGCCGATGAAAAGAAAATCGTACCGAATATGGGTCCATTCTGTCCGCTTCAGCATTCCCAGGGCGGCAATCGCCAGAGCACCGCCAACGACTATATAAAGAATTGCCGAAAACAGCTGCGCCCGGGTTCGTAGTTTTCGCACGGCATAGATGGCAGCAACACTGGTGAAAAGAGAGACGATGACAAAATCGAGCTTGTTGCCGATAATGAAAGCGATAAGGATGGAAAGGGCCACCATCGCCATCACCGCAATCCGGGCATCGAACAGTACCGTCACAACCATGGCGACAACCGTAACGGGAACGAGATATTCAGAAAGACCGAATGTGAAAACGAAGACATAGGCCAACGCCACCATGAGGAGGTACATGGTGCCGAACAGGAGAAGCATCTTGTTGTCCTCAAACAACGTACGCCGGTAAGTTCTGAGGAAAGTAAAAAAGAAAGATAGAATGACCCCCACAAGCAAAATACGGCCCACCCACGGAAGTATGACTGCCAGTCCTGTTTCAAATTTCTCCCGTTTGTCGAGTTCATGCCTGTATGAGTCCAGCTTCAAGAGAACTTCCCGTGTCACCCGTGTGTTTGCGTCAACAATTCTTTCGTTCTCCATCACAATTCCCTGATATCGGGGGACCTTGGCGAGTGCATCCGTTTTACGCTCCTCCGTCTTCTCCTTATTGAAGATCACGTTTGGTTTCATAAACGCCACGACAATATCGTAGCCGATTTTACTCAGAATATTGTCTTCTTCCGGGTATGCGTTCCGCAGTTCGTCTTTGGTTCTGACTCCCCATGCCTCCTCGAGATCGTTGAAGTCGCCAATCTTGAATAGTTCCAGCACATCACCAGCGTCAACGGCAACCTGGTCGCTTTTGATCTCTGACTTTTCGATATCGAAAATACCCTCGGCCCACCGGTTCCTGCAGATGTTGATTACGGTCTGTTTGAATTCCTCATAGTCGATCTCCCGGCCATCCGAGTGCATCTTTTGGATGAAGTTTTTCCAGAGGGGATTTGAAAGATCGAAGGGGTAGTTACCGCGAAACGACTCCTCTGCCTGGCTCAGAGCAGCGCTATCGGTGACGGCGACGGTGCGTACCTGTTCATATTGGTCGGTGTAGCGGTAGGCAAAGAGGAGAGACTGAGTCTCGTCATATCTTTCCCTCGCCGCGTGTAGTTCCACAGCAGACCGAAAAAAGGATTCGATCCCCTCGGTCTGCTCATTGACGATCTCCTGTTGTCGAGCAAACAGGTAGGGTGTGGAGCGGATTTTTTCATCCATATCCGCCTGCAGTTTGTTTTCCTCCTTCAGAATGGGAAAACTGAACTGGGCCACAATTTCTTCCCTTGTGATATCGTCCAAATTGTAGTTGTATTCCAGCGACTTCCCCCGGGGAAAGAAAAGTGAGAGAATCAATGTAAGACCGGTGAAAATCAGGATACGGCGTGTCTGGTTCCCCTCCCTGTCGTTGTTATTCTTTGACTTTTTTGACCCAAAAAGTGGTTTCATGACGAGGTAACGGATTGTGGCTCATGCTCTGGAAAGGAACTGATTAATTCCCGGAGAATAATGAGACGCTGAATCTCGCTGGTTCCCTCTCCTATCGTCAGCACCTTTGCGTCACGGAAGAATCTCTCAACGGGATAGTCCTTAATGTAACCGAAACCCCCGAAGATCTGAATCGCATCGATGGTGGTCCTCATGGCCACCTCTGAGGCAAAAAGTTTTGCCATGGCTGCTTGTTTGATCACCTTCTGTTTCAAGTCGTATCGTCTGGCAGCTTCGTAAACGAGCAGTCTGGCAGCTTCAATCTCCGTTGCCATGTTCGCAAGCTTGAACCCCACGGACTGAAATTGATAGATGGGTTTTCCAAAGGCCTCCCTTTCCCGCGCGTATTTGAGGGCTGCTTCATAAGCCCCCTCAGCAGTGCCAACTGCCAGGGCACCTACGGAGATTCGTCCTCCTATGAGTGCTTTCAGGAAGGTCTTGAAGCCCTCCCCTGGAGTTCCCAGCAGATGATCCTGGGGAATGTGTAGATCCTCGAAGAATACCTGCCGCGTATCCGAAGCTTTCCAGCCCATTTTCTTTTCAGGGGGACCTAGCTTCAGACCGGGGGTATCAGTTTCGACAACGAAAGCACCGATGCCCTCGGTCTCTCCTCCGATAAGCGTGACGGCGGTGATGAGGAGCAGACCTGCAACACCGGCGTTGGTTGTAAAGATTTTTCCCCCATTTATGACCCACTCATTTCCGTTCAGGACAGCGGTTGTCTTGGTGGCTCTGGCGTCGCTTCCGGCTTCGGGTTCCGTGAGCCCAAAAGCACCGATCATTTCACCGGAGGCGAGCTTTGGGAGAAACTTCTTTTTCTGTTCCTCGCTGCCTATGAGAAGTATCGGTGTGGTTCCCAAAGAGGTGTGGGCGGCCATGGTAATGGCCGTGGATGCACATATCTTGGCCAGTTCACAGACGGCCGTGGCATAGGCCACATGATCCATGCCCGCACCACCGTATTTTTCGGGGATGGGAATACCCATGAGGCCCAGCTCCGACATCCTCTGGACAATCTCTCGTGGAAACCGGGAGTTACGATCAATTTCGGCAGCGATAGGGGCTACCTCATTCACGGCAAACTCCCGGACCATATCTCGGAGCATCAACTGTTCTTCGGAAAGGAATAGTTCGTTCATCGTTCAGCTGGGCTGGAGGCTACATGCGGTCCCGCAGAAGGTTACAAATACAATTTACCTTCGTCATGAGTCCCTTGCAAATCAATCCAGGGTATAGAGGTTGTTACCACCGAATGGCTGCCGAGGCCCAGGTGAACCCCGAGCCGAATGCAGCGGCGATAACAATATCACCTTTGCCGAACCTCCCTTCGCTGTAGGCCTCCGACATGGCGATGGGGATTGAGGCAGCCGTGGTATTCCCGTATTTATGGATGTTGCTGTAAACCATGTCCATATCCACTCCCAGTCTCTTGGCCACAGCCTGGCTGATCCTCAAGTTGGCCTGATGGGGAATGATGAGCTTGACGTCATCGAGAGTGAGGTTGTTGTGATCCAGCGCTTCATGGATAACTTCAGGAAACCTGACGACGGCG
This genomic stretch from Candidatus Neomarinimicrobiota bacterium harbors:
- the mazG gene encoding nucleoside triphosphate pyrophosphohydrolase; this translates as MMTGKLFEDLVSLVETLRGENGCPWDREQTHSSLLPYFLEEAYEVVETVDQEDWETLSEELGDILLHVVFQTRIAEEEHHFKLDKVIRSINEKLVRRHPHVFGDKKAEGPKRARMRWETAKQKEKGRESRLDGVPKILPALVRSQRLQEKASYVGFDWERKDQVWQKVLEELEELKEAQSEGKGAAEEEMGDLLFALVNLCRFLNISAESALRKSSEKFFNRFKLVEKELKKKRKSVEDATLQEMEEIWNSLKKQEPRSKDQEPPHGRKLPSG
- a CDS encoding hemolysin family protein → MIALEITVFVLLLAFSAFFSGAEAAFFSLSNTTLARTKETEQIMEILRRPRRLLITLLTGNTVVNTMMAFFAALITADIALKAGANVPLLLAAETVVVTVVILLVSEITPKILALKNSQTYARRVSLPVRIVSLILYPVAALLYKLTHFLTGWLPFKKEQLFESKAELRTLADLGADRGSLNEEETRMIKSVFDYGETAVREIMVPRIDVVGIEKETTVEKAIEIIQNTRLSKFPVYNQSIDSIEGMLYAKDLLPHLNGGRDARELLSFCREPFFVPESKQIDDLLRDFQQRREMVAVVVDEYGGTAGLVTVEDIVEEVVGEIRDEFDRDSPLIIPVRKKQWLVDAKIAINDLQDRLPIPFPEEREYDTMAGFLFLQFGDIPSPGERIEFEGYDFEVRTVSGNRIVQVVVTET
- the ybeY gene encoding rRNA maturation RNase YbeY; translated protein: MISVLTEVADGDVTAVSSTVEEFVKTAMNRGGVEDGTVTVILTNDQTLRELQLRFREKNEFTDVLAFRLDSGKSEPMEGEIYISVERATENSKKYGVSLADELSRLIFHGCLHLAGHKDSTQIEKTEMRQLEDQLLEQAAVGSLLKH
- a CDS encoding HDIG domain-containing metalloprotein, which gives rise to MKPLFGSKKSKNNNDREGNQTRRILIFTGLTLILSLFFPRGKSLEYNYNLDDITREEIVAQFSFPILKEENKLQADMDEKIRSTPYLFARQQEIVNEQTEGIESFFRSAVELHAARERYDETQSLLFAYRYTDQYEQVRTVAVTDSAALSQAEESFRGNYPFDLSNPLWKNFIQKMHSDGREIDYEEFKQTVINICRNRWAEGIFDIEKSEIKSDQVAVDAGDVLELFKIGDFNDLEEAWGVRTKDELRNAYPEEDNILSKIGYDIVVAFMKPNVIFNKEKTEERKTDALAKVPRYQGIVMENERIVDANTRVTREVLLKLDSYRHELDKREKFETGLAVILPWVGRILLVGVILSFFFTFLRTYRRTLFEDNKMLLLFGTMYLLMVALAYVFVFTFGLSEYLVPVTVVAMVVTVLFDARIAVMAMVALSILIAFIIGNKLDFVIVSLFTSVAAIYAVRKLRTRAQLFSAILYIVVGGALAIAALGMLKRTEWTHIRYDFLFIGMSGILAPFITFGLSALLEIVFGVTSDLTLLELSDFNHPLLKRLSKEANGTFNHCVVVGNMVESCANALKANPLLCRVGAYYHDIGKLMRPEYFVENQLGSDNKHDNLSATLSARIITSHVKDGLKLAREYRLPPAVSDFIPMHHGTDRIEYFYQKAVDQANGNPSKVNESDFCYSGPKPDTKETGILMICEAVEATVRSLKNPDLRQINATVTKIIEKRLKDGQLDNCPLTMRDLARMRGDVRGGDGLLPVLRGIYHLRIEYPDQKKIPSRPTASA
- a CDS encoding acyl-CoA dehydrogenase family protein, whose product is MNELFLSEEQLMLRDMVREFAVNEVAPIAAEIDRNSRFPREIVQRMSELGLMGIPIPEKYGGAGMDHVAYATAVCELAKICASTAITMAAHTSLGTTPILLIGSEEQKKKFLPKLASGEMIGAFGLTEPEAGSDARATKTTAVLNGNEWVINGGKIFTTNAGVAGLLLITAVTLIGGETEGIGAFVVETDTPGLKLGPPEKKMGWKASDTRQVFFEDLHIPQDHLLGTPGEGFKTFLKALIGGRISVGALAVGTAEGAYEAALKYAREREAFGKPIYQFQSVGFKLANMATEIEAARLLVYEAARRYDLKQKVIKQAAMAKLFASEVAMRTTIDAIQIFGGFGYIKDYPVERFFRDAKVLTIGEGTSEIQRLIILRELISSFPEHEPQSVTSS